The proteins below come from a single Novosphingobium aromaticivorans DSM 12444 genomic window:
- a CDS encoding MFS transporter, giving the protein MKAAAAPGPATIITLAAIAAMGSMAIHMLVPALPLLAHEMAVGEARAQQAVSVYLAGLAGGQLIAGPLADRLGRRPVMLWGLACYIAGALGAALSPAMPILLAARLLQALGGAAGVVSARVIVGELYGREEAAARQATLMSIVLISPALAPVVGGVIADFAGWRTVFLMLAATGLAGLVSARMILPAHTPAVAATAEGTHLRPPLIHGYARLFRNRRFVLTTVALAASSGSLYMFLGAAPFLLIGKGGLSPSEAGIGLLIVAGAGIVGTRLMRLVQRRGDAVVFGTASAATGAISALLLAALGFHDPFALLAPVTLLGLGAGLTGPAAISEVAYAEAGLAATATSLAGALQMLASSLAMTALGLFAPLDSLRVCLALALSSAVGLTSALLRRGNA; this is encoded by the coding sequence GTGAAGGCAGCCGCCGCGCCCGGGCCCGCAACGATCATCACTCTCGCCGCGATCGCGGCAATGGGGTCGATGGCGATCCACATGCTCGTCCCGGCGCTGCCTCTCCTCGCGCACGAAATGGCGGTGGGCGAGGCCCGCGCGCAACAGGCGGTCAGCGTCTATCTGGCGGGGCTCGCCGGAGGCCAGCTGATCGCCGGCCCGCTGGCCGACCGGCTCGGCCGCCGCCCGGTCATGCTCTGGGGCCTTGCCTGCTACATCGCGGGCGCACTGGGCGCCGCGCTCTCACCTGCCATGCCCATCCTGCTTGCGGCGCGGCTGCTCCAGGCGCTTGGCGGCGCGGCGGGGGTGGTCAGCGCACGGGTCATCGTCGGCGAACTCTACGGCCGCGAGGAAGCGGCCGCGCGGCAGGCGACGCTCATGTCCATCGTTCTGATATCCCCCGCTCTCGCGCCGGTCGTTGGCGGCGTGATCGCGGATTTCGCAGGCTGGCGCACGGTTTTCCTGATGCTTGCCGCCACGGGTCTCGCAGGCCTCGTGTCCGCCAGAATGATCCTGCCCGCTCACACCCCGGCCGTCGCCGCCACCGCAGAGGGCACGCACCTGCGCCCGCCCCTCATCCACGGCTATGCCCGCCTGTTCCGCAACCGTCGCTTCGTCCTCACAACCGTCGCGCTCGCGGCGTCGAGCGGCAGCCTCTACATGTTCCTGGGCGCGGCCCCGTTCCTGCTGATCGGCAAGGGCGGGCTCAGCCCGTCCGAGGCCGGCATCGGCCTTCTGATCGTGGCCGGCGCTGGCATTGTCGGCACTCGTCTCATGCGCCTTGTCCAGCGACGCGGCGATGCGGTGGTCTTCGGCACGGCAAGCGCCGCCACGGGCGCCATCTCGGCACTGCTCCTGGCTGCGCTGGGCTTTCACGACCCTTTCGCCCTGCTCGCGCCCGTTACCCTTCTCGGCCTTGGCGCCGGCCTTACCGGGCCCGCCGCGATCAGCGAGGTCGCCTATGCCGAGGCCGGGCTCGCGGCCACCGCCACCAGCCTCGCCGGGGCTCTGCAGATGCTGGCCAGCAGCCTTGCCATGACCGCGCTCGGCCTCTTCGCCCCGCTCGATTCGCTGCGGGTCTGCCTTGCCCTTGCGCTGTCGTCCGCAGTGGGCCTGACAAGCGCCCTGTTGCGTCGGGGCAACGCCTGA
- a CDS encoding TonB-dependent receptor produces the protein MPDLTLRSRAVLAVLMSTVATPALAQAVDEPANDGGLEAIVVTAERREQSLQAVPISATVLSGEELQRKGVSNLNDIQQVAPSVAINTFNRSTFINIRGVGIAQSAPTSNPGVAYYIDGQLIPHEQFIGHSFFDIGTIEVLRGPQGTLTGQNSTGGAIYVRTPEPEFDSTFAIGDVTVANYDRYRAVAALNLGGEDVALRIAGVHEERDSFTRNIAANAQSQPGNLNMDAIRANLRLRDMDGRLTVNVRGEYFDVRSDNNAVKNRNDKVSSNPFEIEEDALSFQNQAGYRISTEARYDVSDSVQARGLVSWQDGYTHDQTDGDRTATAQAVPANLSTSSANTRTYPGRVSNGDTRFKTLIGEFNLLSTDKGPLQWVVGGFVMDETVPVTLLRDNRNTLDLLQSNSSIITEAKNTSQSVFGQVNYYVTPAIEVLAGARYSFDKQVYTRLAVPGAGFTLPFTSEAKSEQLTGKIGLNYHFGADNLLYVTASKGYKAGGVNLTPNTPDFKPERNFVYEAGFKTELLDRHLRVNGDVFYSDYKDIQLSSLVGGLPTTQNALAGRAYGGELEVTAQFGGFAANAGLGYLDAKFKNSACISDTNAAGTDPGCATNLRFVPKGRVLPFSPEWTVNAGVQYTLSLGSVDVTPRVQWSYLSEQYATPFPSVNTLVPGRNLFDARLTFDLGRKYKLEGFVNNLTNKTYIATQIQNSSSADGGIIYGAPRTWGVRLKVEIGN, from the coding sequence ATGCCTGATCTTACACTGCGCAGTCGCGCTGTGCTCGCCGTACTCATGTCCACCGTTGCCACGCCAGCGCTTGCGCAAGCGGTCGACGAGCCCGCGAACGACGGCGGCCTCGAAGCCATCGTCGTCACCGCAGAGCGCCGCGAGCAGAGCCTCCAGGCCGTGCCGATCTCGGCCACCGTGCTTTCGGGCGAAGAGCTTCAGCGCAAGGGCGTTTCCAACCTCAACGACATCCAGCAGGTCGCACCCTCGGTTGCCATCAACACCTTCAACCGCTCGACCTTCATCAACATCCGCGGCGTCGGCATCGCCCAGTCCGCGCCCACCTCGAACCCCGGCGTCGCCTACTACATCGACGGCCAGCTCATCCCGCACGAGCAGTTCATCGGCCATTCGTTCTTCGACATCGGCACGATCGAGGTCCTGCGCGGCCCCCAGGGCACGCTGACCGGCCAGAACTCCACCGGCGGCGCGATCTACGTCCGCACGCCCGAGCCCGAGTTCGACAGCACCTTCGCCATCGGTGACGTCACCGTCGCCAACTACGACCGCTACCGCGCCGTCGCCGCGCTGAACCTCGGCGGCGAGGACGTCGCCCTGCGCATCGCCGGCGTGCACGAGGAGCGCGACAGCTTCACGCGCAACATCGCGGCCAACGCGCAGAGCCAGCCCGGCAACCTCAACATGGACGCGATCCGCGCCAACCTGCGCCTGCGCGACATGGACGGCCGCCTGACCGTCAACGTGCGCGGCGAATACTTCGACGTCCGCTCCGACAACAACGCGGTCAAGAACCGCAACGACAAGGTCAGCAGCAATCCGTTCGAGATCGAGGAAGACGCGCTCTCGTTCCAGAACCAGGCCGGCTACCGCATCTCGACCGAGGCACGCTACGACGTGTCCGACAGCGTCCAGGCGCGGGGCCTCGTGTCCTGGCAGGACGGCTATACCCACGACCAGACCGACGGCGACCGCACCGCGACCGCCCAGGCCGTCCCCGCCAACCTGTCCACCAGCAGTGCCAACACCCGGACCTATCCCGGCCGCGTCAGCAATGGCGACACGCGCTTCAAGACCCTGATCGGCGAGTTCAACCTGCTCTCCACCGACAAGGGGCCGCTGCAGTGGGTCGTCGGCGGCTTCGTGATGGACGAAACCGTCCCCGTCACCTTGCTGCGCGACAACCGCAACACGCTCGACCTGCTCCAGTCGAACAGCTCGATCATCACCGAGGCGAAGAACACCTCGCAGTCGGTCTTCGGCCAGGTGAACTACTACGTCACACCCGCGATCGAAGTTCTGGCGGGTGCGCGCTACAGCTTCGACAAGCAGGTCTATACCCGCTTAGCCGTCCCGGGCGCAGGCTTCACCCTGCCTTTCACCAGCGAAGCGAAGTCGGAACAGCTCACTGGCAAGATCGGCCTCAACTACCACTTCGGCGCCGACAACCTGCTCTACGTGACCGCATCGAAGGGCTACAAGGCGGGCGGCGTGAACCTCACGCCCAACACTCCCGACTTCAAGCCGGAACGCAACTTCGTCTACGAAGCAGGCTTCAAGACCGAACTCCTCGACCGCCACCTGCGCGTGAACGGCGACGTGTTCTACTCGGATTACAAGGACATCCAGCTTTCCAGCCTCGTCGGCGGCCTGCCCACCACGCAGAACGCGCTGGCTGGCCGTGCCTATGGCGGCGAACTTGAAGTCACTGCCCAGTTCGGCGGCTTCGCGGCGAACGCCGGCCTCGGCTACCTCGATGCCAAGTTCAAGAACTCGGCCTGCATTTCCGACACCAACGCCGCCGGCACCGATCCTGGCTGCGCCACCAACCTGCGCTTCGTGCCCAAGGGCCGCGTCCTGCCGTTCTCGCCGGAATGGACCGTCAACGCGGGCGTCCAGTACACGCTCTCGCTCGGCAGCGTGGACGTGACTCCGCGCGTGCAGTGGTCGTACCTGTCGGAACAGTACGCCACCCCGTTCCCCAGCGTGAACACGCTGGTCCCGGGCCGCAACCTGTTCGACGCGCGCCTCACTTTCGACCTCGGTCGCAAGTACAAGCTCGAAGGCTTCGTCAACAACCTGACCAACAAGACCTACATCGCCACGCAGATCCAGAACAGCTCGAGCGCGGACGGCGGCATCATCTACGGTGCACCCCGCACCTGGGGCGTTCGCCTGAAAGTCGAGATCGGCAACTGA